The following is a genomic window from Coriobacteriia bacterium.
AGGCGCCGAAGCCAGGCGTCTTCATTGAGGTCCTTCAGGCGCTGATGGGTGACGCGGGGCTGGATGTTGAGTTCCGAGGTGTGACAGAGCACCTCTCAGGATGAAGACCAGACGAAAGGACTATGGCATGAGGAAGACCTGGATTGCGATGCTTCTTGTGACGAGCCTGATCATGGCGCTCGCCTTGACCGGGTGCGGGGGGGAGTCGACCGATGCCGCCCAGCCGGCCGAGCCCGCTGCTGCAGCGGACGACTCGCTGACGAAAGTCATCGACGCCGGGCAGCTGGTGGTGGGCCTTGCCCCCTTCTACGCGCCCTTCGAGTCGACGAACGAGAAGACCAAGGAGATCGAGGGCTTCGACGTCGATCTCATGAATGCGATCGTGGCGAAGATGGGGGTCAAGGCGACCTTCAAGCCGGCTGAGTGGCAGGCGCTTCTGGGCGGCATAGAGAAGGGCGACTACAACCTCATCTTCTCGGCCATGTCCAAGAAGGAAGCGGCAGAAGCCAACGTTGAGTTCTCAGATGTCTACTACCAGCTCCCGGACGTGATCATCGTCGCCAAGGGCAACCCCGCGGGCATCACCGACAAGGCGGGTCTCAAGGGCAAGGTCGTCGGCGTGCAGCTTGGCTCCGGCTCGGAGCAGATCGCCGACAACCTCACCGACGAGGTTGGCTTCAAGGAAGTCAAGAAGTACAAGCTGACGCAGGACGCCATGAACGACCTCAAGGCCGGGCGCATCGAAGCCGTGCTTGCCGGGCAGGCGTTCGCCGTTGAGCAGAGCAGGGTCGATCCGAGCTTCGATCTGGTCGGAGAGCCGCTCGAGACCGCCGACCTGGTGGGCGTGTTTCCTAAGGGTGACACGGCGCTCGTCGAGGCATTCAACGCTGCGCTGGCCGAAGTCCGGGCCGACGGCACCTACGACAAGCTGCTCGCGAAGTGGCTCACCGTCCAGAAGTAGCCGAACTCGTCGGGCGTTTCACGCTTCAAGGGGGCGGCGGATTGCGGGCCGTCCCCTTGACGCTCTCATGAGGGAGTCTCGTGCAATCATTGCAGTGGCAAGTGGTCTTGGACTGGATGCCCGAACTGATGGTCGCCGCCACGGTGACGATCAGGATCACCGCCATGTCCTTCTTGCTGGCACTCGTGATCGGCACATTCGTCGGCACGGTTCGCAGCCGCACGAAGTGGCTCGGTCGATCCCTGTCCGTCTACGTGGAGCTCTTTCGCGGGACGCCGTTGCTGGTGCAGCTCTTCTTCATCTACTACGGGCTCGCCCAGGTAGGGGTCGTGATGCCAGCGACCGTGGCCGCTGTCGTCGGACTTGGGCTTAACGGCGGCGCGTATGTCTCGGAGATAGTCCGGGGAGCATTGGCCGGCGTCAGTCGGGGCCAGCACGATGCCGCGCATGCTCTGGGAATGCGCTGGTGGCATACGCTTCTGTGGGTTGTGTTGCCGCAAGCCCTGCGCACGGCGACGCCGCCGCTGGTCAACTCCTTCTCATCGATGCTGAAGGACACCTCGCTGGTGTCGCTGCTAGCGATCACCGAGATGATGAACATCGCCAACCAGGTCTACTCGCGTACGTTCCGAGCCTTCGAGATATTTGCTGTGGTCGCCCTGATGTACCTGGCTATGACGCTCGTGTTCTCGATGACCAGCCGGGTCTTGGAGCGGCGGCTTGCGGTGGGCCAAACGTAAGTGAGTCGCGACGGCAGTGGGCTTCAATCGGGATACGGACACGCCTGGCCCCTCACCACCGTTCGGTCTAGCCGCCGCGCTGGTCGAGGCTCGTTCCCATGCAGACTCCCAGCTTGCCGCGCGCGTCAGCACGCTGGCGAAGTCGCGCGAGGTCGAGGTCGCGCTCCTGTTCGAGATGCGCGAGCCGGAGTTCGGGATCCTGCTGATGGTATCGATCACCGTCGCTGTGGCCGCCGCGATCTTGGTAGGAGTGTGGTTGCGCTGGTACCGAAATCGTCGGGTAGCCATCCTCACTGCTGAGCTTGAGAGCGCACGTTGTGCGATGTACGCCGAGCTCGGTGAGAAGCGATCGGCTGCCATAAGCCGGCTGACGCGGACGCTGGTCGGCGTGATGGAGCGACACTACCCCGGGGCGGCCGTGTCTGAGATCGAAGCGGCGACCGGACTGCGGGTCGACACGACCGAACTGCTCGCCGGCGAGCGGGACGATGTCATCATCGCGTTCGCCGAGCGGCACCTCAGCGCAGACCCTGTCTGCGCGAGCGATCTGTAGGACATCGCGGAACGAGAAAGGCCAGCGAAGCAGATACGCCCCGCCGGCCTTCGTGTATGTGTGGTGCCCCCGGCACGATTCGAACGTGCGACACCAGGTTTAGGAAACCTGTGCTCTATCCCCTGAGCTACGAGGGCGGTTGTGCATTCCTGCAGGTCGGACCCAGCGTTTGCTCGTGCTGTCAGTGCGCTGCGGCGAGTCTGGTTACCGTGTAGGTACCGAAACCAGATCCACAGGAGCCATCCGCCAAGCCACGAGCGTTCGTATTGTAGCGTTTGACGGGCGCCTTGGGGGTCGTTGTCTGGCGACGGGCATCGCCGTCGTCGCCGACTCCAGCGTCAGACGACCCGGACGGTGCAGGACTTGACCCTACGGGACTTTCACTGATAAGCTGTGTTTCACCAAATGGTGAAAGAGGTTATTACAGTGAAAGAAGCCGAACTCCTTGAGTCGCTCCCCAGCGCAATCGAATCATGCCTCAGGAACGTGCCGAAGACTAGCATCAAGTCCGTAGAGCGGGAGGTCATCTACCCGGACGGGATGAGTGCAGATCTGGTGGTACGTCTCAGTGTTCTGGGGCGAGAGCGCACGCTGCTGTTCAAGACAAGCGCCGTCGGCCAACCAAAGCGAGCTCGGGAGGCAGTGGATCACCTCAGCCGACTGATGCTCGCGCAGGCCACCCGCGATGCGTATCCGGTGTTTGCGGCGCCATTCAT
Proteins encoded in this region:
- a CDS encoding ABC transporter substrate-binding protein — protein: MRKTWIAMLLVTSLIMALALTGCGGESTDAAQPAEPAAAADDSLTKVIDAGQLVVGLAPFYAPFESTNEKTKEIEGFDVDLMNAIVAKMGVKATFKPAEWQALLGGIEKGDYNLIFSAMSKKEAAEANVEFSDVYYQLPDVIIVAKGNPAGITDKAGLKGKVVGVQLGSGSEQIADNLTDEVGFKEVKKYKLTQDAMNDLKAGRIEAVLAGQAFAVEQSRVDPSFDLVGEPLETADLVGVFPKGDTALVEAFNAALAEVRADGTYDKLLAKWLTVQK
- a CDS encoding amino acid ABC transporter permease, yielding MQSLQWQVVLDWMPELMVAATVTIRITAMSFLLALVIGTFVGTVRSRTKWLGRSLSVYVELFRGTPLLVQLFFIYYGLAQVGVVMPATVAAVVGLGLNGGAYVSEIVRGALAGVSRGQHDAAHALGMRWWHTLLWVVLPQALRTATPPLVNSFSSMLKDTSLVSLLAITEMMNIANQVYSRTFRAFEIFAVVALMYLAMTLVFSMTSRVLERRLAVGQT